The DNA region TCAGCCCAGACCCTGGGGTCGACTCTGGTTGAGCGCATCAGCACCAGCATGGCTGCCTTGGCAGCCAAGTACTCCACCCAGGCATCGTCAGACCTGAGCTTCAACGACTCGCGCTCGGTCATTTCCATCCGCCGCAGCGCCAGTACCGACTCATCGGTGATCACCGGACTCAAGGTCAGCTGCACCCGGTGCGGCGAGACGAATTCCTGCGTGTCCGCCACAACTTCCCTCGCCCGCTGCGCCCCCCACTTCAACGCCACACAGTAATGCTCACCCGCGTAGCGGTCATGAAACTCCTCGCAAATCGCCCAGCCATCGGTGTCGTAGACGCCTATAAATACCTGGGTAACCCCCTCATAACTGACCCGTGCCTGCACCTCGATGTGCACGCCATTGCTGAGTACTTCTTCATGCGTATGGAGGGGTAACCGCGTGTTGGTCCACAACCAGAATTTTGTGCCTCTACGCCGCATCGACGTGGCTCCATGAGTTGTGTCTGGAGTAAGGCACAGCAATGACGGACTTTCCATGTAGAGCGTCGGGTGATTACGCGTAAAAAAGCCCGCAGGACAGACAATGTCTGGCGGGGCTATTTCATGCCTCAAACGATTTTCGATGTCGCACTCCTGAGACTGTGACAGCCGGGAGCCGGGAGCCGGGAGCCGGGAGCCGGGAGCCGTCCGGTAATGCTGTGCGAACTTTCCTGCGGACAAAACAAAACCCCTACCTGCATACGCAGATAGGGGTTTCGGAATTTAATCTTGACGATGACCTACTCTCACATGGGGAAACCCCACACTACCATCGGCGATGCATCGTTTCACTGCTGAGTTCGGGATGGGATCAGGTGGTTCCAATGCTCTATGGTCGTCAAGAAATTCGGTAGCCAGGTCGTGGGCCTTTTCAGGTTCACGCTCCAGCGAATGGGTATGCGATAGTTGGGTGTTTTGTGAGTATCTCGAACTTTCGGTTCGTTTCGTCTTCACACACCGCNNNNNNNNNNNNNNNNNNNNNNNNNNNNNNNNNNNNNNNNNNNNNNNNNNNNNNNNNNNNNNNNNNNNNNNNNNNNNNNNNNNNNNNNNNNNNNNNNNNNCCAGGTACAAGTACCCGTGCTGCCGCTCGACTTGCATGTGTTAGGCCTGCCGCCAGCGTTCAATCTGAGCCATGATCAAACTCTTCAGTTCAAACATCTTTGGGTTTTTAAGAAACCCTAAACTTGGCTCAGCAATCGTTGGTTACATCTTTGATTTCTCGCGGAGTAACTTGTGATGCTGATAATCTTGTTGACTATCAGTCTGACTCCACAAGCACCCACACGAATTGCTTGATTCAGTTGTTAAAGAGCGGTTGGTTAAGATCTTTCGTCTCAACCGAGGCGCGCATTCTACAGCAAACGCCCTCAAGTAACACCCTTAAAAGCTCTTAATTTTATTAATAAAATCAATCACTTAGGCCAGAAGCAACATCAAGCTGCTCGTTAGCGGGAGGCAAATAGTACAGGATTAAAATACGTGGTCAACCCCCATCTAAAAATTCTTTTTATTACCAAAGAGCCTAGGCCGAATTCAGCCCTTGGCGAGCGCCAGTTTTGGGTCAACAGCACTGCCACCTGACAGACGCAATTGTGGCCAGAGCGAACTTATCAGCGTATCCATACCTTTCCTTAATATGAAGGAACGGTTATGAAAAAGCCCCGCCAGAGAGTTATCTGAGCGGGGCTTTTTTATGCCTGAAGCAATCCGCCTGCACCCACCCAGCACCCATGAGGGTATATCGGAGGGGTCATGAATTTCTAGAGGCCTTGAGTTATATGGTGTCCCAGGGCAGGTTCGAACTGCCAACCTTCCCCTTAGGAGGGGGATGCTCTATCCAATTGAGCTACTGAGACACAGATCGACCACAAAGAAACACGGTGCGATAGACGGCGTGCATGTTAACGGGCAGGCCCGCTTTTGTCATGTCGTCCGTTTGGCTTTTTAAGTGTAGGCAGACGCCCCGCAGAAGCGTGGCTTTGTTTACCGTGCAATTTGCATCACCGCAAAATGCCATCATTGCAAAATGCAATGCAGGCACTTCGGTAAAATATCTTAATTCATTGTTTTTAAAGGATTTAATTACCGTTAGACTCTTGGCATGCGGGCTGCTTTAGCTGTTCTCGAAGAACAACGGAGGCAAGCCTCATGAACAGCGCCCTTTTACTCTCGATCGCGATCGCTCTAGTGATTCTGTTGGGCTTTCATTTTATCCCCGAGAGCGGTGTTGAGCCGGTTGCTCAACGCATGCCTCATTACCTTCAGGTGCAAAGAGCACCTCAACTGGCGGTAATGAGCGATCAGCGCAGCTTTGTCAGCCAAGAGGTGAGCCAAGAAGGCATTCTGCTGCCAGCTCAGTCTTCAGAACGTTTGGTATTTTGAATCACCCCATCAGGAGCACCGCATGTCCAAATCAGCCGCAGGGTTTTTCATCCTCGCCTTACTGAGCGGCATTCTTCATCTGTCAGTGGTCCAGGATACGGTTCTTACCCTGCCTTTGATCGCCAGCGGCGTGTTCGGTGCGCTGTTTGTGCTGGCGCTGATTGCCGGGCGCAAGATCAAGTTCGATCCGGTACTGCGTTAACTCTCAACAGGTCCAGCAAATTGGCAACTGTAGTGGACAGTTCGCCTGAATTGTCGAGTCGATGGATCCGCGTGTCTCCGTTTGAACCCTCTGCCGTGAATAACCCATTGCGGTGCAGCCTCGCTTCAATCTCAGCAAAACTTTCGCGACCACGGTGCAGCAGGCGCTCTCGCAGGACTTCATCCTTGACCGTCAATAGAACCGGCAATAGCGTTGGATACCGGTGCAGCGCCTGAGCCAGATGGCCGCGAGAGCCGTTGACCAAGACATGCCGACCGTCATTGAGCCATTGATCTATTTCGATCGGAATACCGTAATCCAGGCCATTGGCGTTCCAGCACAGCGCGAAATCGCCCTCGACTCTGTGTTGCTCGAACTCTTCCCGGGAAACGCCAATCGCATCTTCGCCCACTGATTCGGCCGAACGCGTGATGACCCGACGCACCACTTCACAATTGAGCGTCTGCAACGGCTCTCGAGCGGCTTCGATGAGGCTGTCCTTGCCGGACCCAGAAGGCCCCATCAAGTAAATCAGCCTGCCATCCATCCTGAAATCACCTCCCACTGCATGCCTCCCCCTAGTAAATCGGCCAATTGCCACTATCCTGTACAAGTAAGGAACACCGATCGAATCTGCACAGCATGCGCCTTCAGGCGTCCCAGGACATCACCTGTCGGGCAAGGGGAGGCGGTCAGTAATACGGACCAGCGCAAACTTTTCAAACCAGTCCGCATTTCTGATAATTGGTGCTGGCATAACGCCTTTATCCAGTTCAATATTTGTCACAGAATTGACGCCAACGAACTGGCTACTTTGAGGCATGATGCGAGCCTTTATCAATTCAGGTTGAACATTTGGCCAGACCGCTTGTCCTATCAGACATCCTGCGGCCAATCCCGAGAACCGCTCCCCTGAACTAACCGGTTAAATATATGCGCCCATTGAAACAGGCAATTTATTCCAGCCGTACGGCTGACAAGTTCGTCGTACGTCTGCCAGACGGAATGCGTGAACGCATTGCCGAGGTGGCTCGCAATCATCATCGCAGCATGAACTCCGAAATCATCGCGCGCCTTGAGCAGAGCCTTATTCAGGAAGGCGCGCTGGGCGAAGAATTGAGCATGCGCCTGGACAGCCCGGAGCTGTCATTGCACGAACGTGAACTGCTGCAACGCTTCCGCCAACTCTCCCACCGTCAGCAGAACGCACTTGTTTCGCTGATTGCGCATGATGCCGAAATGGCCGCAGACGCTTCCTGATTTCATCCGAAAGTTCAAGCCAGCTTAATTGCTGGCTTTTTTTTGCCTGAAATTCAGATCGAGTAGGAGGCGGCTTTACAGCCGCCGTCCTCTCACACCACCGTACGTACGGATCCGTATACGGCGGTTCAAGCTATGCGGCTAAGCCGGTTTATCGTATCCAGTACCGAAACTAACCCAAGCTGACCCCATAGTTTCTTCGGCAGCGCCTGATTCATATGAGATGCGCCTGAGCTCCACCATGGGCCTCGGCCATTGAAGGCTGATTTGCAGGCGCGAGCTTCGCTAAGCCCCAGGCGCATCAAGTTACGTGCCCTCGTTGAGGGCCGCTTCCATTGTCGCCAGACGACGCANNNNNNNNNNNNNNNNNNNNNNNNNNNNNNNNNNNNNNNNNNNNNNNNNNNNNNNNNNNNNNNNNNNNNNNNNNNNNNNNNNNNNNNNNNNNNNNNNNNNCCTTCCTGCTTATGCCTGTCGGATCTACGTCGCAGCGTCCCGTGCAAGTATTGGGCTTTAGGGAAACACGCCCCTTTACCCCGCTGCGCCGCCTCTATCCGCTTGCTGTTCGTCAAGCCAGCATTTTGCCTCGGGCTTCCTTCAGATTCGCGGTCACCCGCGACACCCTTGCCTCTGGCTAACACTTCCCCTTGCCGGGTGTGTAGAGGACTTTCACCTCCAAGTCACCAGCGAGGCCACCACAGCCAAGCTGGTTGCGCTTGCGCGCAACGCGCCATGCCTGGCGCACGCATAAAAAACCCGCCGATTGGCGGGTTTCTGATGTCGATAAGTCAGAGCAGGAAGATCGTCGCCAACCCGAGAAAGATGAAGAACCCGCCACTGTCCGTCATGGCGGTGATCATCACACTGGCGCCCATCGCAGGATCGCGCCCAAGCCTCGCCAGGGTCATGGGAATCAACACCCCCGCCAATGCCGCCAGCAACAGGTTGAGCGTCATGGCAGCGGTCATCACCACCCCCAGAGACCAACTGCCATACAGCAGATAGGCGACGACGCCGATCACACCGCCCCACACCAGGCCATTGATCAGCCCTACCGCCAATTCCTTGCGCATCAGGCGCGAAGTATTGCCGGTGCTGACCTGATCCAGCGCCATGGCCCGAACGATCATGGTGATCGTCTGGTTACCCGAGTTGCCACCGATACCGGCCACGATCGGCATCAATGCCGCCAGCGCCACCAGTTTCTCGATGGAG from Pseudomonas sp. ACM7 includes:
- a CDS encoding PA3371 family protein; this encodes MSKSAAGFFILALLSGILHLSVVQDTVLTLPLIASGVFGALFVLALIAGRKIKFDPVLR
- the phnN gene encoding phosphonate metabolism protein/1,5-bisphosphokinase (PRPP-forming) PhnN is translated as MDGRLIYLMGPSGSGKDSLIEAAREPLQTLNCEVVRRVITRSAESVGEDAIGVSREEFEQHRVEGDFALCWNANGLDYGIPIEIDQWLNDGRHVLVNGSRGHLAQALHRYPTLLPVLLTVKDEVLRERLLHRGRESFAEIEARLHRNGLFTAEGSNGDTRIHRLDNSGELSTTVANLLDLLRVNAVPDRT
- a CDS encoding Arc family DNA-binding protein encodes the protein MRPLKQAIYSSRTADKFVVRLPDGMRERIAEVARNHHRSMNSEIIARLEQSLIQEGALGEELSMRLDSPELSLHERELLQRFRQLSHRQQNALVSLIAHDAEMAADAS